The Triticum urartu cultivar G1812 chromosome 5, Tu2.1, whole genome shotgun sequence genome contains the following window.
GCCCCAACTCCATCGCCGAccgcggtgcccccctccaccataatccacctcggttatatcgtagcggtgcttaggcgaagccctacgacggtagcttcatcaacatcgtcaccacgccgtcgtgctgacgaaactcttccccgagctctactagatcgtgagttcgcgggacgtcaccgagctgaatgtgtgctgaatgcggaggtgccgtacattcagtgctgaggatcggtcgatcgtgaagacgtacgactacatcaaccgcgttgttataatgcttccgcttaacgatctacgagggtacgtggacaacactctcccctctgttgctatgcatcaccatgatcttgcgtgtgcgtaggaatttttttgaaattactacgttccccaacacgtaacacctcaagaacacgagaaagagatcaaacacatagctactggtacatgcCCTCAGCCCCATGGCGttatggagagcgccgggatgatgaagatggccaccggagagggattcccccctccgatagggtgccggaacgggtctagattggttttcggtggctacagagacttctggcggcggaactcccgatctaggtttctttctggaagttttgggttatataaaaggtgttggagttgggaacaaggcaggggggtctccgggctgtccatgaggtagggaggcgcgcccgggggggtgggcgagcccccaccctcgtgggcagcccaggactcttctggcccaactcttttacttcgtgtccttcttctggtccaaaaataaattccgtgaagtttcaggtcgaTTGGACTcggtttggttttccttttctgcgatactcaaaaataaggaaaaaacaaaaactgacactgggctctaggttaataggttagtcctcaaaatcatataaaacagcatataaatgcatataaaacatctaaggttgataatataatagtatggaacaatcaaaaattgtagatacattggagacgtatcagaggacGACAGAGAGTAGGCCGAGATGAGCGACGCCGGAAACGATTTTAGTGTAGTAGGACGTGGGCAAGGAGATCAAAGGGAAGCGCGTCGGCGTCGAGAGGGACGAATAGGAGGGCTCTAAGCAGAGGACATAGGAGCTCGACATGGCAGCATGAGTGCACTAGCCTGCTGTTCAAGGAGAGATAAAGCCACGATCATCGAAACCAAAAACTTACAACACGAATTTAGTGCGAAACTGCGAGATTAGGCTGCTGGTCAAAGGAAATTTCAAACGATCGGTCGTGCGCGACAAATTTGACAAAATTTATCCATAATAGCCCCAAACGGGAACACGAAATAAAGAACTTCCGGACGACAAAACTACAAACCGATCACCTGAATGGAACCGTAGCATCGAGGTGCATCTTTTACCTGTAGAGCTTACCTCGAATCGAAGCACAGTTGTGTAGATCAAAGGGACAAGGAAGAGTGGAGATTCGAGAGAAGCttactagaggttgaagaagacctCATGTAATCACCTCGCATCCCTCGTGTCTCCACTTGTGCAAGAGTCCGCTCGCTTGCGCTCGCCTCGGCCTGGCTCGCAAGAAACTGTTGATCTGAACGTTTTAAGTGAGGCAGATCTAGAGGTGCTTTAAGTTCCGTGCTATACAGGCCGAACAGTATATACAACCAACCAAACAGCCTGTTTCCTTTCCGTGCGGGCCTGGCTGAGCCTCATGCAAGCAACCAAAACGCCCTTAATGTCCTGGGAAATTTGGGATGAACGCAACAGACGCATTTTCCAGCATACGACGCTGGATGATGGCATGTTCACGGTGAAATACGTATGTGGAACATGGCTGAGATGATTGATCCCGTTGGTGGCGCGGCGAAGTGCAGTGTGTACGGAGGCAGAGGACACAAGAAAGCAGTGTGCGCGCCATTGCAGCGTCAGTGCGGTAGGAGGACGACAGAGAGTAGGCCGAGATGAGCGACGCCGGAAACGACTCTAGTGTAGTAGGACGCGGGCAAGGAGATCAAGGGGAAGGGCGTCGGCGTCGAGAGGGACGAATAGGAGGGCTCTGAGCAGAGGACAGAGGAGCTCGACATGGTGGCGTGAGTGCACTAGACTGCTGTTCAAGGAGAGATGAAGCTACGATCGTCGAAACCAAAAACTTACAACACGAATTTTGTGTGAAACTGCGAGATTAGGCTGCTGGTCAAAGAAAATTTCAAACGATCGATCGTGCGCGGCGAATTTGACAAAATTTGTCCAGAATAGCTCCAAACGGAAACACGAAATAAAGAACTTCTAGCCGAGAAACTACAAACCGATCGCCTAAATGGAACCGTAGCATCAAGGTGCATCTTTTTCGTGTAGAGATTACCTCGAATCGAAGCACCGTTATGTAGATCAGAGGGACAAGGAGGAGAGGAGATTAGAGAGAAGCTTACTAGAGGAGGTTGAAGAAGACCTCAAGTAATCACCTCGCATCCCTCCCGTCTCCACCTGTGCAAGAGCCCGCTCGCTTGCGCTCGCCTCGGCCAGCTCGCAAGAAACTGTCGATCTGAGCGTTTTCAGCGAGGCAGACCTAGAGATACTTTAAGTTCCGTGCTATACAGGTCCAACAGTGTATGCAGCCAACCAAACAGTCTGTTTTCCTTTTCGTGTGGGCCTGATTGAACCTCATGCAGACAATCAAAACTTTCTTGATATGCTAGGAAATTTGGGACAAACGCAACAGACGCATTTTTCAGCATGCGGCGCTGGATGATGGCATGTTCATGGTGAAATACGTATGTGGAACATGGCCGGAGCGGGGATCCCCTTTGACGCTGGCTGAGTGGTTGCCGCAATCCTTTTTTCCCCGTTTTTGCATCCATTTCTTCGGGTGCTTTGCCATTTTGCAGCGCACTCACTTGATGCACCCTCCCCTGCTGATCAATGAATTTGGTGGTAGCCCTCCTACCAGCATTCAGAAAGAAAAATTGACGATTGAATAAAAGCGAGTGATGAACCAGCAAGCAAACAAGTCCACACATTCATATGGCACACCCAACCCCAAGGCCCCCCCACAAGTCCACCGCACGGCCCCCAACGAAAACAACTCTAATCAAGACGGCGACTGCGCCACATCGCCTTTCCCAAGACACGCCTCACGCACGCACAGCTACCACTGCCATACTCTACTCTGCCACCCTCCTCAACTCCTCTATTTTGTTCCCTTCCGCGCCCTTCCTCCGCCAAGCCCAACCAACAAGAAGAGAAGACAACTCGCCCGCGGCTCCCATCCCGACgcacgcgcgccgccgccgcctcgaggagCGAACGGGGCACCGCGTCCCGCGCCTCGACCCGATCCATGGCCTCCGCCGCGGCGTCGCGCcccccagccccgccgccgccgccgcccccgcccccgccgtcCGCCGCCATGCAGTGGCTCGGCCCGCGCGTCTCCTTCAGCCTCGAGGACGCCGCCGGGTGCGCCGCCGCGGGGGGTGCGGGAACGGGCAAGGCCAGCAACGACTTCGAGTTCCTGCTCGCCGGCTGCTCCGCCGTGTCCACCATGCTCCCCGCCGACGAGCTCTTCTCCGGGGGCAAGCTCGTGCCGCTCCGCCTCCCGTCTTCGAGTGGTTGTTCGGCAGAGGTGGCGGTGGCCACGCGGCCTCCGCTGGCCCCGGCGGCGACagcgcagcagcagcagcagcccgaGACGCCGAGGGCGGAGGAGGAGACGAAGGAtgcggcggtggaggcggagcaGGCGGCGGAGGAGCCCAAGGTCCCGGCCAGGAGGTGGAGGGACCTGCTCCGGATGCGGAAGCAGCAGGCgtcctcgtcttcctcctcctcgtcgtccacGGAGACCAAGCAgccgctccgccgcctcctccgccgcgGGCCGAAGCCGCCCGAGCAGGAGCCGTCGCTGAGCCTCCCGCTCCTCCGCGACCCCAACGAGCCCGCGCCGGCACCCGCATCGGCCCCAACTCCATCGCCGACCGCGGCGCCTCCCGTCAGCACGTCGCAGCACCAGCTCCCGCCCAAGATCCGGCTCACGGCGGCGCAGGcggccgcgccgccaccgccgcccccgcctcctccgcctccccCCTCCGCCGTGGCCGCCGACAGCCCGCGCCTGAACGCGGCCGGCAAGGTGGTGTTCAACGGGCTGGGCCGCAGCTCCAGCAGCCCGAGCAGCCTGGCGGGCGGGCGGCGCCACCGGTCCGGGTCCGGCGGCAGCGGCATGGAGCGGTCCTACTCGGCGCACGTGCGCGTGACGCCGGTGCTGAACGTGCCCGTCTGCCGCAAGTCCGTGTCCGTGTTCGGCATCGACCGGCTCTTCTCCCCGTCGTCCgcgtccaccgccgccgccgcccacgccgccgccaAGAAGCAGGGCAAGGTGGCCAAGAAGGAGGCCgccgcaccaccgccgccgccatcctCCTCGCATTAACGTCCGTGTCCGTCTGTCCTCCTCGGGAgaatcatcatcaccatcatcatggaacatacaccaccaccaccacaccgccATTGATGAGCTCGGACGAGCCGTATTAATCCTGCTGTTTTTGGATGACGACGCTTAATTAGGTATTTTTGTTCGAAAATTAAGCTTGAATCTGACGGAGTACGCCTGAATCTCTTGCGTGAGGACAAGTAGTACCTTGAATCTGGGATGTAAATACATGCGAGGTAGCAGTGATCCGGCGAGTTCTTCTATACTTTTTCTAGTGCGTGAGGAAGTACTGATGGTGgttgtgatgatgatgatgatgaggttATGTTGAAGACAGCGTACGCATCGGAATTCGGGGCTTTTCCCATTCGCGTCGTGTTCCGTTGCcggcttgtttgtttgtctgtggtGCTGAGAAAGTGGAAACTGAAAAGTTGAGTTGTGGTGCGTACGCTTCCGCTGGGGTTTGAGCAAAGTACGAGGCACGCGTTGCTCCTTTCCAGGCCGCGCGTGACAGGAACCACTTGCACGAGTCAAGCACGTACGGGCTTCTTCCAAACCACCTCGCCGTACCCTGGTGCGGCGGATGGCGCCGGAGAGGATGGATGGATGGACGGACGGAGGGAGGGAACTGAGGGAAAGGATGGAAGTGAGTCGGGGAGGAGACCGGTCGTGGTGCGCGGCGGCCCCGCCCGGCCGGCGATGGATCCATCTGCACTGCACTTGCGTTAGTGGTGGGGGTCCAGTTCAGATCGATCATAGCGGCATGTGCCATGGGCCTCCGGCTAGCTGGGTCGGTAGAGACCGTCGTCGCCATGCAGCGCAATCCATTGATTGATCGATGAGTAAGTAAAGCTGCCCGTCGGCGCCATGACTGCAACAATACTACTCCTAGCTGCAACGCAATGATTCATCGGCTCATCACTCATCACACACCCAATCCAACGCCGGCCGGCCGGAACCGGAGCAGCAGTAGTCTAGGACAAGATCAATCAAACAGGTtaaactaaactaaactaaactaaatTAAAAGGTTGTCTGAATCTTCCATCCTATGTTCGTTCGGGATACATACTCTCCTACCACGGCGTAGTCGGCGAGGACAACGTGCCGGGGAGCCACATGCATGGGGTCGGTCGGTGCCAGTGTCGGGCTGCTGGACTGGCACGCAGACGTGACGCATGTGCCGCCATGGTCTATGGAGTCGCCGATCTGGCTGGCTGGCGACAGCCTCCCGATTGGCCGAGgccatcttcttcctcctccgccgcctcctcaTTGATTCCCGCCTTTCCGTTCCATGTGCCGCTGCTTCCGCCGATTTCTGCAGACTCGTcaatggatggatggatggatgaaCTCCTCGCGTTCACAAGTTACCGGAGCACGCGCGTACGGCGGCGGCACCGGCGCCGGCCGGCACGGACGGACGGGATCGGTCCGCGCCGTGcttcgtgcatgcatgcatgccgtccGCCTGTCATGTGTCATGTCTCGGCTCGGTGCTCCGGTACGTTTGTCCCCCACCTGATCTGACGGAGCAGCGGCCACCGGTGCTTGGACCTGGATCCAAACATTCAACCGGATGTACTACTACTACGTGCAAGGCTGACTGCCAAGTGCCAACAACAGCTCAACATGGTACAGTATTATTTTTACTAAATGACCTCTGGAGGGTTTTTTGTCGCCCACTGACCAACTTATTTCGTTGGCATCTTCAAGATCGACCCGTAAATCTTCCGCAATCGTTCGGATCGCTGAAGCCATCCAAGGCGGGTCTGTACCGGTCCGCGAGGCGGTCCGGAGGTGATTCCTCCCGCAAAAATGAAGACAAAACTGAGGGAGTTTTACGGAAGTCTGGACACGTGAAACGTACGAATCGGACACACTAGGCCCACCCAAAACCCTTCCACAACCCCGCGACTCCATCCTCCCTTTTTCTCTCCTTCCTTTCTTTCTCTCTTGCGTCGCCGCCGCTCCACCACCCCGGCCACCACGCCACACCCATGCCGAAATCTGCATCTCCATCACCTTCGGCGATCCAGCAGGGCCCTTTCTCGGTTCAACCCCCTGTCCTCCGACCGTCCCCCAGGTACCATCCTCTATCATGCCCAGCAACTGTTCGATGAATCGCCGGAGCTTTACAGTTGTCCCTTCTTGAGTACATATACGAGCAGTATGTTGAGTCGTCCGACGGCTCGTCGAACGAGGAGGAGTACTCCGATGCGACGATGATGATGCAGGCGATCCTTAAAGACGTGGAGCATGCGGAGGAGCATGTTCTCAATTTCAAGGGCTGGATCAAGGGTCATTCAGTGCTCAACAACAACAACGCGCGCAGGCATTTGACACTGATGGTCGACTACTTTGCCCCTGATGCACTATTCGCTGACCATTTTCGCCGGCGTTTTCGGATGCGCAAGACTGTCTTCGATCGTTTGTATCATGGCGTCCGGTCCTACGATGACTACTTCATCCTGAAGAAGGATACCATGGGAACGATTGGCTTCTCTGATTACCAGAAGTGCATGGCCGCACTCCGGATGCTTGCATATGGCACAAGCGCTAATTCGTGGGATGAGTACCTACGGATGTCTGAGAGCACATGCGGAGATGCCATGGTCAGGTTTGCAACTGCCGTGGTCGAGGTGTCCGGACCTCGGTACCTGAGAGAACCAACTGTGGCAGACACGGACAAGCTCCTGGCAATCTCAGAAGTAAGAGGGTGGCCATGTTTGCTTTGATCTCttgactgcatgcattggaaatggaagaactgcCCGAAGGTTTTACAAGGGCAATATCATGGTCATGTTAACAAGCCCACCATCATtcttgaagcagttgcatcaTAGGATCTTTGGATTTGGCACGCTTCCTTTGGCATGCCCGggtctcacaatgacatcaatgtGCTGCAACGATTGTCGTTGTTTGGGAGGCTGATTAAAGGAGAAGCTCCTCCTTGCCACTATATTGTCAATGGACATGAGTACAATATGGGCTACTATCTGGTTGATGGTATCTAGCCTCCATGGGCTATCTTTGTCAGCACCATCTCAAACCCAGTTGGCCATAAAAAAGGCTCACTAGAAAGGATGCCGAGAGAGCATTTGGAGTTATGCAGGCCTGATTTGCAGTTGTCTGTGGACCTGCAAAACAATGGGATCCAGAGACCTTGTGAGAGGTGATGACATGTTATGTGATCATGCATAACATGATCGTCGAGGATGAGCGTGACGATGCTGCAACAACTCTGGAAGTTGGAGAACATGAGTGATCCTATCCAACTTCCAGACCAGAATCCAGCCACATTTGAGGAGTTTATTCAAATGCATCAACAAATTCGGCATCGATCAACTCACGAGCAGCCGAGGAAAAATCTGATTGAGCATGGGTGAGCGGTGAAAGGGGACAACAATGTTGAGATGTAATAtttgaactttttaaaatttgaactttTGTTGCATGCGGCTATTTGAACGTATGTATCCTTTGCATGAGGCTACTTGATCATGCGGACTAGGAAAAAACCCGAAAGGTCGAATGTATGCGGCTTTGCTTGGATGGCGTCCTCCCACATCCATGTCCGCGAACTGGTCCCCCTTATCCGCGAACAGACGCGGGAGGTTTTTTGCGGGTTGTCGTTGGAGATGCACTAACCCCCTTTCGCGTTTGATTGATAAGCGTCTCACACTCTCTCGCTTGCACATTGACACGCCGCCCTCTAAGGTGGCTTTGACCAGTCATGGTCCACGGTTGTCGGTCACGCCCGCAGGGTGGCGTCGGTAGGACGCGCCGGATGAAAGGGCACAATTCCCGCTAGAATATATGGCCTTCTTGCAACATCGAGCATCCTCGCATCAGTACATTCGCTGTCCTACTTGAGTAATCTGATCTACACCTAAAACGTCTAGGTGATATGCGTCAATGATGAGAACTGAACACGACTATCTGTTTGGCGTGTTCCACCTATGATTCGCCTTAGGGTTTGGCGTTTCAAAATAATCAGTACGCCTGTCTATTTGGTGTGGCGGTACATCGGCAGTGCCGCTAGCCAATTAGGCACGGTAATTCCTCCATCCGCCTGTCAACTTGGCATGTCAGGCTGTCGACCATGCCGCCTGCCAATTTGGCATGTCATGCCCTCGGCTGTGCTGCCTGCCAATTAGCGTGGCAGGTCATCGACGCCTATGTGATGTGTCCTTTGTTGTTTGCCCGCGCATATGTAATAAACGTGTCATGCGTGTCTATATAAAAGTTAAGCGTTTTGGTTCTCGCTTTTAGGATTGGGCACGATGGAATTTGTCCATTCGAGCCCCACCCATCCTCCCCCGAAACAGGTCGTCTCCTCCCTCTCCACAGGGCCACACTCGCCGGTCCTCCTGAAATTTGTCCATTCCAGAAAGGCTTGGTACCGGCGCCCGCCCCCTCTTCCCTACGGTCCCTCGCCGCATACCCTCGTCCTACCAACCTCGACCTTAACCTCAAATCCCCCGTGGTTGTAGAATCAAATGGTGGAGACGACGCAGAAGCAGCCAGATCTGGCGAAACCAGCAGGTAATCTTCTTACGAATCAACTTCAGATAATGTATATCAGTTTTATATCACATATCATTAGGTAATAGGAGGGTACCAAGTACCAACGAGTGCATATCGTTTTTACATAGTATGCTGTTATGCCGAACCTGTCACGTGTGGAGTGGGTTAATGTTTTATTCGTGCCAGCCAACTCGTACGGGAGATCAACTCGGTGGATGAATTCCTCTTGGTCGCGTTCAAAAGCTTCCGCAGCACACGCGTACGGCGGCGgcaccggcgccggcgccggccggcacggacggacggacggacggGATCGGGTTCGCGCCGTGCCTGCTCGCGGCGTGCATGCATGCCGTCCGCCTGTCACGTGTCGTGTCTCGGCTCAGCACTCGGCGGCAGTGCTCGTCCGGTACGTCTGCCACGGAAACCTACCCACCTGATCTGACGGGGCAGCGGCCACCGGCGCTTGGACCCGGACCCAAACATTCAACCGGATGTACTACCACTACTACTACGTGCAAGGCTGACTGGCCGCCCGCCAGCAGCAACAGCTCAACACATGATGCTGTAGTACGTACGTACATGCCGCCGCCTCCCGTGTCCGTTTCTTCCTCTCAACAGCGCACGCGCACATGCATCATCGGTCGGTCGGATCAACACCGCATAGGACGACGTTTGTGACACTGTGGCGAGCCCCGACTTTCCCAGCGCGTACGGCCGGAGGGCACTGTGGCACCCATCGACAAGTGTACGAATCGGCTTGTACTTTTTTTTACCGATGCGCTTGCACCTGTTCACACACTTTGGTTCTCTCGCTTGTTTTTTTAACACATACAATCACCCCTATAAACACACATACCCTATCTTTATGAGCACCttcgaaagactgagccggcatatcatcttgagatttacgaagtcatcGTAGGCGCATCGTCGTCAGGACCTGAACCCTGGTGGGTTGAAGATACCACTCCCCTCTAACCATgcaaccacaggttggttcgtGGTTCTCTGACTTGTTAGTACCACCTTATTCGATTATTCCAATTAGGAGTGTGGGTGACATCGTGCGAACTCTCATCTAGGGTTTTCATGCCTCTCGTCGGTGTCGTCGTCGGTTCGCCTCGTCTCCTATGGTCCTTGGACCATGGAGGCACGATGGATCCCGGTCTTTGCCAACGCGAGGGCTCtatttctgtttttttagttttgttagggtttgtgtcatGTTCAAGAAGACGAGACGACAACTGCTTCTTGAAAATGAAATAAGGTCCTCCCAGCCTAGTCCTCGTCCCGATGACGTTTCAAGCGTCTTCGGAAGGCGTGTGGAGGTTTGTCTCCGACGGATCGCGTATGATTCGGTCGACGTTTGTTTCCGGTGGATTCGACTAGATCCGGTCTTCTAATTTTACATTTTCACCCTGTAGAAGATCCACGCTCCCAAAACCAATTAAGGCACTGTTAGGCATAACCAGTTAAGGCCAGACCTTCGGTTTCCTGATATATAAGACTATGTACTCCGCCTGTGCTGTCGTCCCCACTTGCCAATGCCACTGCTAAGAGTCACGAATCGCCAAGCAAAGTTTCCATCATCACGAAGACTTGATCCGCCATTACACGGCCCTAATCTCAGCCACCATGACGTTCTCCGCCATTGTCTTCATCATGGAAATCGAAAATACTGACATGTACCATAATGTCAGCAAACAACGAAGCTTCGCGTCACACGACCGAATCCCATCTGATGAAGATCTCCGGCGGGGCATTTCAGAACTCGTCAACGGCCAGATCCATGAAGGCCGACAACCAGCAGAACACCATCTTAGAGCAAAAAGAACCCCAAGGACCGCGCCACACCCCCCGGCTCCAATAGTAGACCAGAGATCTCAGCGAGCACCGCTGCCACCACCCGCACCTCGCGGAGATGAGTAGCTGAGCCTCATCGAGCCCCCCTCCCCCCGAACCAAACGCCGTGCCGCCCTCGCGGCAGCCGAGGTCGCCGGAGAAATGCGTGGCCGCCGCGCCGGCGCCCATCTCCTCCAAGAGAACCACGCCGTTCAGGGCCGCCGTGAATCTCCAACCGGAGACCCCGCAACGCGATAAAAAGGATGGGGACCCCACCGCCATAAGCCGCGTGCGGAGGATGAGGACCCTCCACCGCCGTCAGCCTCGCGGCCTTCGACCGAAGGCGTTCTTCGACAGTGGCGGGGGAGCAGGATCAGAGGGGGGATGGGTGGCGTCTACGCTAGGGTTTCGCCGGAGTTGCCCCTCCTGGGAGCGACGCGGGGCCTGCCTCGTGACTATTCAGCGTCCCTCAaagccaggttcatgcatccatGCATTGCGTGCATGGCGTCACCCGATCCACCGAAATCTCAATAACGTCCATGCACGACACCATCACCATGGCTGGCATCCGGCAACAGTAACTGCCAACTGTTCCAATGGCAGGCGACGGGTCTgcccagcagcagcaacaacagcaaaGGTGCGCGACCCCCTCCCGGGCCCACCTGCCAGCCAGGGACCCCTCCTCCGCTGGCCGTTTTGGCATCAACCAACAGGGGCGTCCACCACCCCGCGTCTCATGCGCCACAGGCCAGG
Protein-coding sequences here:
- the LOC125507822 gene encoding formin-like protein 7, with amino-acid sequence MASAAASRPPAPPPPPPPPPPSAAMQWLGPRVSFSLEDAAGCAAAGGAGTGKASNDFEFLLAGCSAVSTMLPADELFSGGKLVPLRLPSSSGCSAEVAVATRPPLAPAATAQQQQQPETPRAEEETKDAAVEAEQAAEEPKVPARRWRDLLRMRKQQASSSSSSSSSTETKQPLRRLLRRGPKPPEQEPSLSLPLLRDPNEPAPAPASAPTPSPTAAPPVSTSQHQLPPKIRLTAAQAAAPPPPPPPPPPPPSAVAADSPRLNAAGKVVFNGLGRSSSSPSSLAGGRRHRSGSGGSGMERSYSAHVRVTPVLNVPVCRKSVSVFGIDRLFSPSSASTAAAAHAAAKKQGKVAKKEAAAPPPPPSSSH